In the genome of Zobellia nedashkovskayae, the window TAATATTCCGCATGCCACGGCCATGGCGATAAAAATCGTTTTTGTTTTCATTTTGATTGTTTTAAGCTCGCCCTAAGGGAAAGCAGATTGATGAATTGTGGTGTTTTAGACGTTTACTAAACGCTCCTGAAGCTTAACTACAGGAATCCACTGAAAGTTAATGGGTGACCATTCTTCTTTAGTTGAGGAACTACCGGTAAAATCGTTTCTAAGAAATACTTGGTTGTTTTCACTGAATACATGTTGTGTTTCTATAACATCGTGACAATGCGGACAGATTTTTTCGTTTGTTGCTTTCATTGTATGTTCTTTTTGTATCTATTACGACCCATATTAAAAATACCCACTTTAACTCCTATTCCGGCCGAAAAGCCATTAATACGAGTAGTGCGTGTTGGGGGAAGTTCAATTCTACTAGAAAAACGATATTTAAGGCCTGCTTCTAATTGTAAGTAGCGAGAGATATTAAAAAGAGCACTTACACCAGGTTCGGCTACGAAAACAACATCAACATCATCTTCGGTGAGTTCTTCTTCGTATTCTTCATCATGAAAGTTATTTTCGATATAACCAACAGCACCTGCTCCTAATAAAAGGGGGAATGAAAGGTTAACTCTTTTTTTGCTAAAGAAAATAGGCTCTAGATGCAGACCGCCATAAGCACCAATGAGATCCTCATTACGAGATAAGGTGTTGTTAAATAAATCTTGTTGGGAATAGAGAAAAGTACCGGCAAAGCCTACTTCAAATTGCTGATTAGCAACATAGGCTACCTTTATTCCGCCAGTGTAAGAAGGTTCTCCGTCTATTTCTCCAACTCCAAGGTCAAGACCTAAGTATACACCGTGAACTACATTTTTTCGGTCATTAAATTCTAGATATTCGTCGGTCTCATCTTGTCCAAAACTTGAAAAGGTAGCCCCTAATACTAATGCTAAAAGGCTTATTCTAAGTTGTTTCATTACTGTTCGTTTTTTGATTGATTACTTAATAGACAACGCAAGGCTAAAATAGTTGCATAAAAAATGAATTTTTTTTTAAAAAAGATAAGTTCAATGGTAGTATAGGGCCTAATATTTTCTATAATTTGTAGTTTCATGCCTTTTAAAACTTGACGCAATTATGCGGGTTTGTTGAACTCAGAAGTAACTAGAATTATAGCGGAGAGAGAAAGTAAATTTTATAGTTTTTACCAACCACTCAATTCTAAAATCTACTTTACAACTCCTTTAACAAAACCACACCTTTTTTACCGGTAATAGAAATATGACCTTGTGCATTTTTACCGTACATTGCTTTTATTTCACGAAGTTTTTTGCCTTTGTCCAGCATCTCCGAATCTACATCATGAAACGTTTTAGGTAGGCGTACAAGACCTTCTTCCAGTACAGCATTGAATTCGTGAGGGAAATCTGTGATATTAAGACTTACTTCAGATGATTCTTGTTCAATAGTAATATTCGCTCTTGGAGTTTGAATATAGTCTACCGTAAAATCTGATACTTTTAAAATCAAATCGATATCTTTTGCTAATCTTCGCAATTGAATATTACTAAATTTTATCACTCCGTAAAGTGTGCTTACTTCTTCTAAATCAACTTCATCTTTATTGGAATAGAACTCTAAGGAACCAACCACATGCATATCTATTTCGCTACCATTACTATTTAGGCGCATGGTACTTGAATCGTCCATATCCAATCTTCCGTTTTTTAGATTTAGATTACCATAATTGATGTTTTTGGCTCTTAGCTTTCCATATTTCAGGGTAATGTCGGCTTTATTTAAATTTTCATTTATCCACATATCACCATGTTGAACATCGGCTTCTAAAACACCTTGCCAACCTTCGATAAAAACATCTCCAAATTTGTTTATGATTTCTATTTCAGCCTTTTCGGGCATGTATACTTTGTAATCTATTTGAACATTACTTCGGTCAAAATCAAACGGGTTTGCTTTTTCAAAAAGGTTGGAAAAGAATCCTGAATTGTTTTCTCCAATCTCATAACCAACGGATAAAAAATCATCGCTTTCGCGAAGAATAGGTCTAATTCGCTCTAGAAGCTCTTGGGCGTTGTCTCTTTTTTTATGGGTAACGGTAATATTCACTGTAATGGAAACTTCATTTTTGGTCCATCCGTAAATATTAATATTACCATATTTATTGTCTAAATGAATTTCGCCTGCGTTGGTAAACCCGTAGGTCTTGGTTACCTTTTTAGACACTTTTTCCTGGGCCATGACTGGAAGGCCAAAGACGAGCACCGCAACAAAAAGGAGCAGTTTTTTATAAAGTGTATCCATAATCCTCATCTTTTAATTTTGATTCGTTTAGCTGTCGCAATAGGTTCTCTATAAGCTCTATGCGCTTTCTGTAGTTAGAAACAATAGCTTCTAATACAAGTTCATTATCTAAATTGTTCTTCATCTCCAACTTCAACTGTTCATATTCGATATCTAGTTCATCCATAAAGGATAAAAACTCTTCTTTATCTGCGTCTGATAGCTTGTCATTATTCTTAACCAATTGTACTTGGTAGGATACCAAGCCCTTGTAATGCATATCTATATCCTGTAATTCTTTGGATACAAAATTGTTCTCATTCGTAGAGCCATTTAGAAACGAGATACCGATCAGCCCAGAAATTCCTAGGATAACAAGTACAGTTGCCGCAATACGCAGCATAGGCGATTTCCATAGCGGGATTACTTTAGGTTTAGAAGGTTCAAGTTGGGCCTCTATATTTGCCCAAAGCTTGGCGCGATCTGCCTTTTGGCCATCAAAAGCCTCTTTATTGGCCCTGATATGTTTTTCAAAATTGTCCATTATAAGGTGTTTATAATTTCAACTAGTTTCTTTTTTGCCCTGTGATATTGTGATTTGGAGGTTGATGTTGTAATGCCCAACACTTCACCAATTTCTATATGGTCAAAGCCTTCCAGTAAATACAGGTTGATAATATTTTTGTAACCTAAAGGCAGTTTTTCAATACCCATCTTAACTTTTTGAATATCAATTGCATCTACCGGGTCATTATGTATTTCTTCCGTTAGATGATACTCATGATCATCCATGGCGGCTAAAGGAAGACGCTTCACTTTTAGATGATTTAAGCTTTTGTTGATGACTATCCGTTTAAGCCATGCTCCAAAAGTTGACTCATATTTAAAGCTGTGCAGATTTTTAAAAGCATCTACAAAACTGTCTTGCACAATGTCTTCAGCATCTTCTTTGACCCCTAAAAATCGCATCCCAATGTTATACATAGCATCTACGTAGAGCTCGTACAGCTGGTACTGCGAGTTTCTATCGCCAGACTTGCTGCTTTCAACAAGTGACTTATGCGTAAAACGGATTTCGGTTTTCAATTAATTAAAGAGGGTTATTTGTTCTCTACAATTAGGTTTCAATAGCAAAGACAAGCAAAAGTTGCAAGGGTTGCATTTAGGGAGGAATATTTTAATGCTAAGATATTAATATAATAGGATTTATATTTTTCTGATTTACTAGCTTCGTACTTATATAATTGGAGAAAAAAACAAAGAGATGCAACCTTATCAAAGTTTAGTTGTCCATAGAGGTGTTCATCAATCGAAATAAAATAAAATGATCAAAAAAAGAATTCAAAAGGTGGTTAGGCAAAGGATAAAGAACTTTTTAAGCCTACTGCTATTGCTTATAAGCGCCTATAGTATGGCGCAGGAAAACTATACCGTAAGCGGAAAAATAACTGACCAAGTGAATGGTGAAACCCTTTTTGGTGCATCCGTATTCTTGGAAGGGACAACAATAGGAGTGGTGACTAATGAGTATGGATTTTATTCCATTACGGCTCCGGAAGGTAACTATCGCCTACATATTTCTTATATGGGGTATTCAGACAAATACCAAGCGGTTACATTGGATAAAAGCCAGCAGTTCGATTTTGAAATTTCAGAAGCCTCAACCGAGCTGGAAGAAGTAGTGGTTAGTGCAGATGAACCAGAAAGAGCCGTTTTGCGAAAACCGGAAATGAGTGTTGCTAAAATGAATATAGCAACTGTCAAGCAAATGCCCGTTGTTTTAGGTGAGGTAGATATTCTAAAGTCATTACAGATGCTTCCTGGGGTTACCAATAATGGAGAAGGTACTGGTGGGTTTCATGTACGAGGTGGCGCAGGTGACCAGAACTTGGTGTTATTGGATGAGGCCATTATTTACAATACTTCGCACATGTTCGGTTTCTTTTCTGTGTTTAATGCAGATGCTATAAAAGATGTTAAATTGTACAAAGGAGGAATTCCTGCTAGGTATGGCGGTAGAGTATCTTCGGTTTTAGATGTCCGTCAGAAAGATGGTAATAGCAAGCAATTTGCTGCAACGGGAGGAATTGGAATCATATCTAGTCGTCTTGCGCTAGAAGGACCGTTGTTCAAAGAGAAAGGTTCATTTTTAATAGCGGGAAGGCGCTCATATGCCGATTTATTGTTAAAAGCTGCAGGTGAGGACAACAGTGTCAGCTTTTATGACTTAAATTTAAAAACGAATTACAAAATAAATACGAACAACAGACTATATCTCTCTGGTTATTTTGGAAGGGATTCTTTTGAGCTAGGAGAGAATTTTGAAAGTAGTTATGGTAATTCAACAGGGAATTTGCGTTGGAACCATATTTTTAACGACCGGCTTTTTTCGAACCTTTCAGCAGTCTATAGTAAGTATGATTATGATTTAGGAATTACTACTGCAGAGTTTGATTGGGTTTCTTCCATCACAAATTATAACCTGAAGTATGATTTTAAATATTATTTGAGTGATAAGTTTAAACTAGATTTTGGGGCAAGTGGTATTTATTATGATTTTGATCCAGGGAAAATCAGTCCAACTTCAGAAACTTCAGCGGTAAATCCATTTACATTAGATAGTAAAAAAGCAATAGAAAGCGGAGTCTATATTAATGCGGAACATAAATTTACCGATAAGTTAACCGCCCAATACGGGTTGCGTTATAGTGGATTTACAAGACTTGGTGGGCAGGCAATGGTTGATTATGCCAACGAACAACCTGTAGTCTATAATCCCACTTTGGATATCTATGAACGAGGAACCGCAATAGGGGAGACCAATTATGAAAAAGGAGATGCCATAGAAAAATTCGGAAATTTTGAACCTAGAGCATCTCTGGCGTATGTTTTAAATGACAACTCCTCCTTAAAAGCAGGTTTTTCGCGAGTTGCTCAATATATTCATTTGCTATCTAATACTTCTTCTGCTACACCATTGGATGTTTGGGCACCAAGCGGCCAATTTATAAAGCCACAATTATCCAATCAATATGCATTAGGATACTTCAGGAACTTTAAGAATAAAGTATATTCCATGGAGGCCGAAGTCTATTTTAAAAATACAGATAATAGAATCGATTATATTGATGGGTCTGATCTAATAGGGCAAAATACCATAGAAACCGAAATCTTAACAGGGGAATCAAGAGCGTATGGTCTTGAACTCTTATTACGAAAAAATGAAGGCGACTTCACGGGGTGGATTGCATATACTTTGTCAAAATCAGAACAACGAACTCCAGGTGGTATTGCCGGTGGATTAGGAATTAATGATGGGGATTGGTATAACACCCCTTATGATAGAACCCATGATATTTCTATTTCTGGGGCTTATAAGATGAATGATAAATTAAGTTTTGGTGCCAATCTTGTATTTCAGACCGGTAGGCCGGTAACCTACCCAAATGGGCAGTATGAATATGAGGGTATTTCTGTGGCTAGTTATGCGGATAGAAATTCTGATCGTTTACCGTCTTATCACCGCTTAGATTTATCGGTTAATTACAAACCGAATCGTAAACCGGAAAAACGTTTTAAAGGGGAGTGGGTTTTAGGTATCTATAATACCTATAATCGTAAAAATGCCGCATCTATTTCTTTTGGTCAGAATTTAGAGACTGGAGCGAATGAAGCCACCAGAACGGCTATTTTTGGAATCGTTCCTTCGATAACTTATAATTTTAAATTTTAGAAACATGCACAACTATATAAAAATCATCGTATTAATTTTAATGACATCAATTATGTCTTGTACTGATGTTATTGATGTGGAAGTACAAGAAGGACAATCCCGATTGGTAATTCAAGCCTCTTTAGACTGGGAAAAGGGTACTACTGGAAACGAACAGGTCGTAAAATTGAGTACATCTACCGAATTTTTTGAAACTACTAGTAACACAGCTGTTACAGGCGCATCTGTTTCTGTAACTAATGATGTAAGCGGTGCTGAATTTGTCTTTACAGGCCAAAATAATGGAGAATACACTACTTCTGAATTCGTGCCTATATTAAATGAATCATACACCCTTACAGTTATTCATAACGGAGAAACCTATACTGCAAATGAAACAATGATGACGGTTACGGAAATCACAGATTTATACCAAGGACTTGAGGATGGTTTTGATGATGAGGAACTAGAGCTACATGTAGAATTTACAGATCCCGAAGACGAGGATAATTTTTATCTTTTTAAATTCCAAAAGCAAGGAGATTTACTGCCAGAATTTGAGGTAGGTGATGATGAATTTGTAAATGGAAACGAACTTGACTGGTGGTATGAAATTGAAGAAGATGAAGACACAGATAAAATAGAAGCTCTTGCTCCGGGGGATGTGGTGACCATAGAAATGTACGGTATTTCAGAAGCTTATTATGGTTATATGGATATTTTAATAGATCAAATAGGTGGTGTAGGTATTTTTTCTGCCACGCCAGTAGCTGTAAAAGGAAACTGCATCAACCTAACAAACCCAGATAATTACGCGCACGGCTATTTTAGATTGACAGAAGTAAACAAAGCAAGTTATACGTTTGAGTGAGTGCTCAGTATAGAGTAGTTGGTATAGAGTAGTTAGTATAGAGTAGTTAGTATTGAGTATTAAGTATTTATTATTTAGTACAATGTATTAAATAATGAAGGAAGAAAGAGTGAAGTCTAAAAACTAGGTCTAGCAATCGAAGACGGCCTTTTGGAGCACTCAATACTTTGTTCTAAATACTCAATACTGATAGATTACCACCAAACCACGAAAAACTTTTCGAACTCGGTATCGGATTTTTTCATCCAGAGCATAGGTGCATTTTCATTTAGGTTGCGCAAGTTTACTTCCATTAAGGTTTCAAAATGAGATGACCAACGTACTTTTTTATGGGGTTCAATTACCCATTCAGATTTGCTAGGAATGTAGTATTTATGAGGCTTAAATGCATTCTTTTCAAATTCATTGAACCTTAACCAATAGCCGTATATACATTCTTTGTTTAATGGGGTAATGTCCACTGTATTATTTGAGAAAGGCGTATAGAGTTGTGCCTTAAAACACGCCTGGTGCTCAATCTCTCCATGGTTTATTCCTGTTTCAGATAATGTTCTAATCCCACTTTCGGAATGTAAAAGAGCAAATTGTTTGTCTTTTATTTTTTCCATTTTCGTAAAGAACATATCTCTACGATTCGGTCCAATTAATCGGTGGATGGGTTCTGAAATCGTGGGGTCTATAATATAGAATTTATAGGTCAGTTCCACGTGAATCAGTTTTTTTGTCTCTCTGTTTTTAAGGATGAAATCGATTTCGCCAATGGTACGTTTTTCATCTTTTACAGGTTGGTTACTTAGGACCAGGTCATAGGTGCTGTTTCGTATTAAAAGTTGAGTAAATACATGTTCCATTTGATGACCTAAACGCAATTTTTTTAAAATGGGCTTTGGAAGAAATCTGTTCATATTCAATTCTGGAAAAACAAATTGCTCTATCCCAAATTTCTCACCCGTCCACAAGACTGGCGTATTTAAAAATCCTAAACATTGTTCTTTTATCATCTTTTACGAAGATATGTTCTCTAAATGTGCTGTCAAAAAAATAAACGGCACTTTGTAAGACTTTGTTAGTGACAGCTCCAAAAGGGTTCAGATTAGGTAAAACTTCTTTATATTGTAGTTTCATATCTACAACAACTCACAAAAAAAGACAGATGAACTCAAATAGAAGAAATTTTCTAAAAAAAACATCATTGGTGGGAGCGGGCATTGCTCTAACACCAAGTATTTCCCAAGCTAATTTTCTAGGATCGGAGCGCCCTTTTTCTTCGCAATACATGGGTGACTTTAAAGCCCCAAAATTAGATAAAGTACGTTTTGCTTTTATTGGTGTAGGTGAAAGAGGTTCTGGTCATATAGCTCAAATTGCGGCTATAGAAAATACAGAAGTTGTTGCCATCTCCGATCTGTATGAGGACTTAGCCAAAAAGTCTGCAGATGTATGTAAAGAAGCGGGTAAAGGCCAAAGACATAAAAAGATAAAGTTATACACCGATGGTGAAAACGATTGGAAAAAAATGCTGGAAAAAGAAAAGCCAGATGCCGTAATAATCGCTACTCCATGGGGGTTACACGCACCAATGGCCATAGCGGCTATGAACGCAGGGGCGCATGCTTTTGTAGAAGTCCCAATTGCTTTGTCAGTTAAAGAAATGTGGCAAATTGTAGATGCCTCAGAGAAGACCAAAAAGCACTGTATGATGATGGAAAACGTCAACTATGGTAGAGATGAGTTGTTGTATTTGAATATGTGCCGTAAAGGTGCTATTGGAGAATTATTGCATGGTGAGGCAGCCTATATTCACGAATTACGATTTCAAATGGATCAAGTAGACCGTGGTACGGGATCTTGGAGAACTCCACATTATGCAAATAGAAACGGAAACCTTTACCCTACACATGGCCTAGGTCCTGTGGCGCAATATATGAACGTAGGTAGAACTGATGATAACTTTAAGTTTATAAACTCATTTTCTTCTCCTTCTAAAGGTAGGCATTTGTACGCTGAAAAGAATTTTCCAGCGGATCATAAATGGAACAAACTAGATTATAAAGGAGGGGATATCAATACGTCTATTATAAAGACCGATTTAGGTAGAACCATTATGGTACAATGGGATGAAACAAGTCCACGGCCATACACGCGTCATAATATGATACAGGGGACAAAAGGTACTTTGGCGGGATTCCCAACTCGTGTAGCCATAGAAGGTGGTGTTGAAGGCGCAACTGAAGACCACCATCACTGGGCAGAAGGAGATGGCTTGGCAAAAATCTATGAGAAATATGAACACCCATTATATAAGAGAGTAGGAGACCTTGCTACAAAAATGGGTGGTCACGGAGGAATGGATTTTATGATGCTATTCCGTATTGTAGAATGCTTAAGAAACGGAGAACCTTTGGATCAAAATGTATACGAAGGTTGTCTTTGGAGTGCAGTTGCGCCATTAAGTGAATCTTCTGTAGCAGCCAACGGTGCTCCACAAGAATTTCCAGATTTTACCCGCGGCGCTTGGAAAACTACAGCGCCTCTTGGTATTATAAGTTAAAACATTCTTTCTCTTCAAAAATTAGCGAAGTTGCTATACTTTGGACTGACAATAGCCTGCAACCGTTAACATTTCCTAAAAATGGAGGTGTTAACGGTTTTATTAAGTAATTTTATATAATGGCTATGAACACAAGAAAAGGGTTCCGGTTTTCAACGTATGAAGCACCGGAACAAACTCCTTTCGATAAACTTTTTGATATTTTTCAAGAACTCATAACCCATACCTCGGGTGATTTTGACGAGGCCATAGATTGGCTTCGCGAATTGGATAAGGAGTATGAACTGACGGATGATGAATATACGATTGATGATTTTATTGAGGAGTTAAAGGCAAAAGGATACATTCAGGAAGAATTTGACGATGATGCTGCCGGTGGAGAAGGAGAAGAGGGCGATGAAAATGGTGGGAAAGGAAATATTTCTATTACCGCTAAAATGGAACGCCTTATTCGCCAACGTGCATTAGATCAGATTTTTGGTAAAATTAAACGGAGTGGTTCCGGAAATCACAAAACTGGTAAATCTGGACAAGGAGATGAACATACCGGCGATTTGCGAGAATACCGTTATGGTGATGGTTTAGAACATATTTCAATGACCGAAAGTCTGAAAAATGCCCAAATCAATCATGGTATGGGTAGCTTCACTTTAAATGAAGATGATTTAGTAGTTGAGGATACGCAGCATAAAGCACAGATGAGCACCGTTCTGATGATAGATATTAGCCACAGTATGATTCTGTATGGTGAAGATCGCATTACGCCTGCAAAAAAAGTGGCGATGGCATTGGCAGAGTTGATTACGACTCGCTATCCAAAGGATACTTTGGATATTTTGGTTTTTGGTAACGATGCTTGGCCTATTCCCATAAAGGACCTTCCGTACTTAAAGGTAGGGCCATATCATACCAATACGGTAGCTGGACTTCAATTGGCAATGGATATGTTGCGCCGTAAGCGGAATACCAATAAGCAGATTTTTATGATTACCGATGGAAAACCAAGTTGTTTGAGGCTTCCTGATGGTTCTTATTATAAGAATAGTGTTGGCTTGGATGAATATATAGTGGAGAAATGTTATAACATGGCACGGCAGGCTCGGAAATTACATATTCCTATTACCACCTTTATGATTGCACAAGATGCCTATTTAATGCAGTTTATCCGGCATTTTACGGAAGCCAACAAAGGCAAGGCATTCTTTACAGGTTTACAAGGTTTGGGTGAAATGATTTTTGAAGATTACGAAACGAATAGAAGAAAGAGATTAAAATAGACAAAGCCTAGAGTTCTAAGTATAGGAACAATAAGGGTTTGATTTACTATATAGATTAAGAAAAAGAGATTGCAACATATGAAATTAGATTACAAAAAAATAAAAACTCTTGGCGAATTAAAAGCTGCGGGCTATCAAACAAAAAGTATTAAAGATGAGTTGCGAGACAACCTCATTCAAAAAATAAAGAAGGGGGAAGAAACTTTCCCGGGAGTATGGGGGTATGAAGATTCCGTTATTCCAGAGTTGGAGCGCGCTATTTTATCTCGACATAATATTAATTTACTAGGATTGCGTGGTCAGGCTAAAACTCGTTTAGCTCACTTAATGGTAGATTTATTAGACGAATACATTCCGGTAGTGGAGGGTTCTGAAATTAATGATGACCCTATGAAACCCATGTCTAGATACGCCATGGAACTGATTAAAGAAAAAGGAGATGATACACCAATTTCTTGGTTACATAAAGATGAGCGTTTTGCTGAAAAATTAGCAACACCGGATGTTACCGTGGCCGATTTAGTTGGTGATGTAGATCCTATAAAAGCAGCTAACCTTAAATTGTCTTATGCAGATGATAGGGTAATTCATTTTGGAATGATCCCACGTGCTAACCGCTGTATTTTCGTTATTAATGAACTTCCGGATTTACAGGCACGTATTCAAGTTTCTCTATTTAATATTTTGGAAGAAGGAGATATACAGATACGTGGTTTCAAATTGAGATTACCTTTGGATATTCAGTTCGTGTTTACCGCAAACCCTGAAGATTATACAAATAGAGGAAGTATAGTAACGCCGTTGAAGGATAGAATCGGTTCACAAATATTGACCCATTATCCAGATGATATTGAAACCGCTAGAAAAATCACGGAACAAGAAGCGCATCTTGATGCACGCCAAACGGATTCTGTTTATGTACCGGACTTGGCCAAAGATTTACTTGAGCAGATTATTTTTGAAGCTCGTGATAGCGAGTATGTAGATGCTAAAAGTGGGGTAAGTGCACGAACAAGTATCACCGCTTTTGAAAACCTTTTGAGTACTGCAGAAAGAAGAGCTTTAGTGACAGATGCTAGTAGCACTATGGTACGATTGAGCGATTTTATGGGGATTATCCCGGCCATTACGGGTAAGATAGAATTGGTCTATGAAGGTGAGCAAGAAGGTGCAGATGGTGTAGCGGAAATTTTAATTGATGATGCTGTAAAAAGCCTGTTTCCAAAATACTTTCCCGCGATAAACAAATTGGAAAGAAAAGATGCAGCTACTCCTTATGACGATTTGTTGAGTTGGTTCTTTCAAGGCGAAGGCTTTGAGTTATTAGATGAGTTTACAGATGAAGAATACAAACGAACTTTAGATAGTATTCCTGAACTGAGTCAACTGATAAAGGAGCATCAACCAGATTTTCCAAAGGAAGATATGTACTTCTTGAAGGAATTGGTTTTATGGGGACTTGTATCACATAAAAAACTTAGTAAAAATAGATTCGCAGAAGGGTATCAATTTAAAGACCTTTATGGGAGTTACATAGATGGGTTATAGAAAACCACAGTCTTAAAAAGTAAAAAGCCCTTTCGTTAGAAAGGGCTTTTTTAATATTTGTAGAACTCTAATTACTCAATGACCCATACATCATTGTAATGACTTCTAAGATTATCATCTTGGTCAATATTCAATCCACCAGAGATAAGTATTTTATTTTCGAAAACAGTTGAGGCATGTCCTAATCTTCCGGTATAAGAATCGCTACCGCTCAGTTTATTCCATTGGGTTCCATTATCTGAATACCATACATCTGCGAATGAAACAACGTCTTGCTCCATAGTTTCTTGATTCGTTACTGCTTGCCAGCCACCAATGACCCACATTTTGTTGTCATACACTAAAGAGGTATGATTAGCACGAATTTCAAATACAGATTCAGTAGCTACTTCCGTCCAGTTTATGCCATCTGTAGACGTATAAATATCATTATAGAATAAAGGTGAGAAATCTTGAATTGTAGTTCCCCCCATTAAATACATTTTATCATTAAATACTACCGTAGTATGGTCTGTACGTGGTGAGAACTGTGTGCTAGATGCTGCTTCTGTCCAAGTTATTCCGTCTTCAGAATACCAAACATCATTCATTTGTTCAGTTACCTTAGTTCCACCAATAACCCACAACTTGTTATCATAAACAAGGGTAGAATGACCTTCTCTAGAGCCAAATGGACCGGATAAATCATTCCGTACCCAATCTATACCATTAGTAGAGGACCAGATATCACTAAAACCTCCACCAATAATCCAAAACTTGTTTTTGAAAACGATAGCGGTATGATTGTTTTTACCACCAAATCCAAAAGGATCCTCTGCCACTAACTTCCAGGTTTTCCCATCTACAGAAGACCATACGTCTTTGTAATTTGAGTTGTCGTTTTGACCACCTATCATCCATAATTTACCATTAAATTCTGTAATACTATGATTTCTTCGTTTACTAAATTCCGCATTAGCGGTTAAAGCAGTTTCTGAAAACGTATAACCCTTAGTGCTAAAGCTAAAAATTTCGGTACTTTCGGTTTTACCTCCATTACCATCATTAGCAACAACTTTCCAATAATATACTTTGTTTCGTTCCAAACCTTCGGTTATAGAGAACTCAGTTGCTGTTATATCTTCTGCTAGAATAGTTTCTGGTGATGCTGTTATATCTAAAAGAAGTTTATAGGTAAGCTCGTCACCATCTGGGTCTGTAGCACTAGACCAAGTTAAAAGCGGATTTAAATCAATATCTGCTGCACCATTATCTAAAGTTATAAGATTGAATGCTTCAGGAGCGTTATTTCCAGGTACTTGTTCTTCTTCCGGGTCTTCGCCTTCCGGTTGCTCGGTATCCGTATCTGGGACATCAATTTGTAAATCATCACTAGAACATGCGCCA includes:
- a CDS encoding Gfo/Idh/MocA family protein, with translation MNSNRRNFLKKTSLVGAGIALTPSISQANFLGSERPFSSQYMGDFKAPKLDKVRFAFIGVGERGSGHIAQIAAIENTEVVAISDLYEDLAKKSADVCKEAGKGQRHKKIKLYTDGENDWKKMLEKEKPDAVIIATPWGLHAPMAIAAMNAGAHAFVEVPIALSVKEMWQIVDASEKTKKHCMMMENVNYGRDELLYLNMCRKGAIGELLHGEAAYIHELRFQMDQVDRGTGSWRTPHYANRNGNLYPTHGLGPVAQYMNVGRTDDNFKFINSFSSPSKGRHLYAEKNFPADHKWNKLDYKGGDINTSIIKTDLGRTIMVQWDETSPRPYTRHNMIQGTKGTLAGFPTRVAIEGGVEGATEDHHHWAEGDGLAKIYEKYEHPLYKRVGDLATKMGGHGGMDFMMLFRIVECLRNGEPLDQNVYEGCLWSAVAPLSESSVAANGAPQEFPDFTRGAWKTTAPLGIIS
- a CDS encoding vWA domain-containing protein, which encodes MAMNTRKGFRFSTYEAPEQTPFDKLFDIFQELITHTSGDFDEAIDWLRELDKEYELTDDEYTIDDFIEELKAKGYIQEEFDDDAAGGEGEEGDENGGKGNISITAKMERLIRQRALDQIFGKIKRSGSGNHKTGKSGQGDEHTGDLREYRYGDGLEHISMTESLKNAQINHGMGSFTLNEDDLVVEDTQHKAQMSTVLMIDISHSMILYGEDRITPAKKVAMALAELITTRYPKDTLDILVFGNDAWPIPIKDLPYLKVGPYHTNTVAGLQLAMDMLRRKRNTNKQIFMITDGKPSCLRLPDGSYYKNSVGLDEYIVEKCYNMARQARKLHIPITTFMIAQDAYLMQFIRHFTEANKGKAFFTGLQGLGEMIFEDYETNRRKRLK
- a CDS encoding magnesium chelatase; the encoded protein is MKLDYKKIKTLGELKAAGYQTKSIKDELRDNLIQKIKKGEETFPGVWGYEDSVIPELERAILSRHNINLLGLRGQAKTRLAHLMVDLLDEYIPVVEGSEINDDPMKPMSRYAMELIKEKGDDTPISWLHKDERFAEKLATPDVTVADLVGDVDPIKAANLKLSYADDRVIHFGMIPRANRCIFVINELPDLQARIQVSLFNILEEGDIQIRGFKLRLPLDIQFVFTANPEDYTNRGSIVTPLKDRIGSQILTHYPDDIETARKITEQEAHLDARQTDSVYVPDLAKDLLEQIIFEARDSEYVDAKSGVSARTSITAFENLLSTAERRALVTDASSTMVRLSDFMGIIPAITGKIELVYEGEQEGADGVAEILIDDAVKSLFPKYFPAINKLERKDAATPYDDLLSWFFQGEGFELLDEFTDEEYKRTLDSIPELSQLIKEHQPDFPKEDMYFLKELVLWGLVSHKKLSKNRFAEGYQFKDLYGSYIDGL
- a CDS encoding Kelch repeat-containing protein, producing the protein MKFKNLLFISTSLLIFGACSSDDLQIDVPDTDTEQPEGEDPEEEQVPGNNAPEAFNLITLDNGAADIDLNPLLTWSSATDPDGDELTYKLLLDITASPETILAEDITATEFSITEGLERNKVYYWKVVANDGNGGKTESTEIFSFSTKGYTFSETALTANAEFSKRRNHSITEFNGKLWMIGGQNDNSNYKDVWSSVDGKTWKLVAEDPFGFGGKNNHTAIVFKNKFWIIGGGFSDIWSSTNGIDWVRNDLSGPFGSREGHSTLVYDNKLWVIGGTKVTEQMNDVWYSEDGITWTEAASSTQFSPRTDHTTVVFNDKMYLMGGTTIQDFSPLFYNDIYTSTDGINWTEVATESVFEIRANHTSLVYDNKMWVIGGWQAVTNQETMEQDVVSFADVWYSDNGTQWNKLSGSDSYTGRLGHASTVFENKILISGGLNIDQDDNLRSHYNDVWVIE